The Chryseobacterium sp. JV274 sequence TCCGTATCATTTGCCCTGAACAAAGCTTCCGATAAAATCACAGATATTAAAGAGGTCGTAATTACCGCCGCCCGTAAAGCAGATACACAGGCAGGGCTCCTTGCTCAACAGAAAAAAGCGGCACAGATGAGTGACGGTATTTCAGCAGAGCAGATTTCCAAAACACCGGACAGCGATGTAGGAGGAACTCTGAAAAGAGTAACGGGAATTACCACTATTGATAATAAATATGTAGTCGTAAGATCTATGGGTGAACGATGGAATACAGCAGCCATGGACGGAATTAATCTCCCAAGTACGGAAGCTTATAATCAGAATTTCTCATTTGACATCATTCCTACAGCCATGGTGGAAAGTGTAGTGGTGAGTAAGTCTGCAACACCCGATATGAACGCCAGCTTTGCAGGAGGTTATGTAGAAGTGAGAACCAAAGATATTCCCAATGAAAATTTTACAACCGTAACAATGGGAACTTCTTATAATGATCAGTCGGCATTTAAAGAATTCCTGACACGCAAGCGGGGAAAGTATGATTATTTTGGATATGATGACGGAAGCAGGGATTTCCCCAAAGGACTGGAAGCCATGAACTGGACGGATCCGAAATTTTTTGAACAGTCCAAACAATTTACCAATGATAATTTTAGTACCTACAAAACCAGAGGTGACATGGGATCTAATATACAGCTGGCCCTGGGAAGAACTTACGCTCTGAGGAACAATAATAAATGGGGATTTGCCGGAGCATTTGTCATCAGAAACGAACAGAATAAACTGGATATCGACCATACGGGAAGAGGAAACTGGCTGGATACAACAGGAATGCCGGATGCCAATGGGCAGATTCCGTTTTACAATTTCAAAAACAGCGGAGCTTCCTACAATTATAATTCTACGCTCGCTGGGATGTTGAATTTCGGGTTACAGCTGGGAAAAAATAGAATTTCATTCCGTAATTCATATACCCATATTTTTGATAATACTTTGACAAGAGTTACAGGATGGAATGAATATTCAACCGGGAGCGGAATGGCTGCCAATGCTGAATTAGCCTATAATTATTTTTATAACGGAGTTATTCCCAATAATGATCCGGCTCAGATCAAAACATTAGACAGACCTTATACCGATAATACCAATTACCCGATTTTTCAGACCCTTTTGCAAAATAAGCTGGAAGGAAGTCATAAAATAGGAAATACAGAGATCAGTTGGTTTGGAGCTCGCACAGGAGTTTCTTCCGATACCAAAGATTATACACAGTATATCACCCGGTATGATTTTATCGGAAATGAAATTTTAGCCTTTCATAAGATCTATAATTCCGGAGCAGATTTCTACAGAGGATATATTGAAAACAGAGAAACAGACTACAACTATGGAGCTTCTGCGAAATGGGATATGGACGCAGGAAGCTTTAAAAATACTATTAAAACCGGATATGCCGGAGCTATAAAAAACAATACCAACCAACAGCAGAAGTTTTTCCTTCGTGTTGATGAAAACCGGGACGTTCCGAATAGCGAGAAGAACTATTTGACGATGTATGGTTCGCTTGCTGACTGGTTTAATGGCTCCCATTATGTTCCGGGTGGTATTGGTTGGGAAACCAGAGGACTTTATAAAAATGACAAATATGAAGGAGAAGTTAATCAGCATGCCGTATATGTTATGTTTGACAACCGTTGGAAGAAGTTAAGATTGGTATGGGGGCTTCGTGCAGAATATTTTAAGTACAATATGATTTCTCAACAGCTGGATCCCTCAGATTCCAAGTATATCATGAGAACTGCGATAGAAGATAAACCATGGCAATGGATGCCTTCTGTGAATTTCACATACAGTCCTACCAATAAAATCAACCTGAGACTTGCTTATAATAAATCAGTAATACGCCCTCAGTTTAATGAAAGAACAGGGCTTCCATATTTTGATCCAATCGCCAATGGGTTAATTTACAATACAGAAATGAGTTCTTCAGTCATTAATAATTATGATTTCAAATTTGAATGGTTTCCGGGGCTGGGCGAGATATTTTCTGCAGGATTGTATTACAAAAATATAGACAGGCCAATTGAACGTGAAGGGCATATTTCCAGTGAAGGGAATCTTTTCTTATACAACGGAAATTCAAAAAATGCAAAGCTGATAGGAGTGGAAGCCGAAGTAAGAAAAAGTTTAGGCTTTATTGCGGACGGAACTTTTCTGGAAAAGCTTTTCATAAGCGGAAACTTTACCTATAACCATACGAAAGTAGTGGCCTTTAAAGACCTGTATAAAACAGGTGATAATGATGAAACGTATGAAGTGAAACGACCGCTTTACGGACAGACTCCTTATGCCTACAACCTTGGATTGGTCTATGATGGAAGCCGTTTGGGACTAAGCTTTTTGTATAACGCGAAAGGAGATCAGTACATCACGGTAGGATATGCTTACAAAGGAGAGGAAATACAGCGTCCTTATGCTGTAGCCGATGCACAGCTTTCTTATAAATTCCTTCGTAACAGAAACTTTGAAGTGAAATTTAATGTAAGAAACCTCTTCAACAGGGTGAAGGAATATTATAACAACTTCAATTCTTATCTCGCTGCCAAAAATGGAGGAGGAAGTAACGTTGGTACAGAAAGAGAAGCATGGGATCTTCTTCCGGGAGCAACAGATAAGTATGATAAAAATATTGATAAGATCATGTTTCGGGCGTACAGCGGAAGAATGTTCAGCCTAAGTGTGAATTATACTTTTTAAAAAGAAGACACCAAATATATAATATAAAAGAGCTCAGGATAGCACCGTACAGGTTTCGGTAACCTGATCAAAGACTGGAAGAATACTGATGAAGCGCACAGCAGTACCGGTTCAGAAAAAAACCGAGCGTTAATGGCTTTTCCCAGGTATTAACGGTTTCTATGGGAACTTCCCCAATGCAGCTCCTCCTGCAGTGACGGATGAATTCTAAAAACCAAATCGAAGGAATAGAGAGGCAGATATTCCTGAATATTAAAAAACTGATCTGGTATAAAATAACACGACCGGATTTATTAAAAATTATAACAATGAAAAGACTAACTCTAATTGCAGTGGCAGCATTATCTCTTACAGCTTGTCAAAACGATCAACTGGCGGATTCATCATCTCCATTCGAAATGAAATCTACTTCTGCTGAGTACCTTACAGCTTCGGCTCTTCCGGTAACCAGCGTAAGTGGTGCTATTACTACAAATACTACATGGAGCGGTGTAGTTGAATTAGATGGAGTTGTAACCGTAAAAAATGGTGCTACATTAACAATCCAGCCGGGTACATTCATTAAAGCTAAACCAAACACAAGCAATACTGCTACAGGAGTTTTGGTAATTGCTAAAACAGGAAAAATCAATGCAGCAGGTACTGAAGCACAGCCAATCATCTTCACAAGCTACAAATTGCTGGACGGAAATGAAGATACAACTGCTGCTCCTGGTGATTTCGGAGGAGTTATCATATTAGGAGATGCTCCTACCAACACTCCTTTCACAAAAACAATTGAAGGATTATCTGGTCCTGATTTCTATTACGGAGGTACTAATGCTTCTCACAACGGAGGAACATTGAAGTATGTACGTATTGAGTTTGCAGGATTCGATCTTTTAGCTCCAAACTCAGGAAACGAAATCAACGGACTTACTTTAGGAGGAGTAGGAAACGGAACTACTCTAGATCATATTCAGGTATCTTTCGGAAAAGATGACTCTTTTGAATTCTTCGGTGGTACTGTAAACGCTTCAAACCTTGTTTCTTTCGCTGCGGATGATGATAACTTCGATTTTGATAACGGATATACAGGAACTATTACTTGTGCTCTTGCTTTGGCAGATTACAACTCTACACACAGTCTTAGCGGATCAAGCCCGGATTCTAACGGTATTGAGCTTGATAACAACGCAGACGGTTCTTCTACATCATTGTTGACTCACCCGGTTATCAACAACCTTACGATCGTTGGTTCTAAGAACTCTACTAAAGGTGCTTTGTATGAAAACGGTATCCACATCAGAAGACACGGAAGATTAACATTAAATAACGCTGTGGTTACAGGTTACCCTGTGGGTATTAAAGTAGAAGGTACAGGTTCTGAACTTTCTTCAGCTTCAGCATACAACACAATCCAGATCCACGGATTTACTACTTCAGTTACAGGTACAGGAACAGCAGGAATCCCTGCATCTAACCTGGCGACTGGTACTCCTGCATCTCTATGGGGTATGAGCCAGCCTTTCTTCAACGAAGGTGGTTGGAATGTATCTCCAAGAAACTGTGGAAACTTCCAGGGACTTTGGACAAAATACAATTTCTCAATTGTAGAATAATAAAAACTTTAAAAAAGCAGGGAACAGCACATGCTGATTCCTTGCTTTTACTTCAAAAACCTTAATAATCAGCATTATGAAAAAAATAATTTTATCATCTGTTCTGTTTTTATCTCACATGGCTGCAGCACAGTCTCTGGTATGGGGAAATTCTTTTGATACTCCTGCTGACCTTCAGGGATGGACTTTCCATGATTTGAACAACAATAGCAACGGATGGGTACAGGGGCAGAATATCTATCACAACGGAACATCCTTAGCATATGGAACTGCCGGCGTTCTTCGTCACTCTATCAGTTTGGTTCCAAGTGGAAGTGTTACAGGATTTGGGGCAGAAAATGACTGGATTATTTCTCCTCAGATTGATCTTACCAATACTGCAGGAACTGTTACTCTGGCTGCCTATATCGGGAGACAGAGATCTACTCATACTATTGTTGCCAGAGAACTTTTTATCTATGTAAGCACACCACAGAAAGAAGTTCCTACATTATCAGATTTTCAGGCAATGACCGTAGATGCAAGTGGAAATGATGTTCAGAGTATTTATAAAATACAGGTAGGTGACTCAGCCAATCCCTTTCCGGCTGATCTTACCCAGTTTGTAGAATCCCTTGTAGATCTTTCTGCTTTTGCAGGGAAGAAAATCTATATCGGAATGTGGTCAAACAGAAAAGCAAGCGGAAATAATGTCCAGAATATCAATATTGATGAAATGGGAATCTACGCTACTTCATTTTTGGGAACTAAGGATGTAAAAAGAAACAAAATTGTAACACAAATAGCAGAAAATCCGGTAAAAGAATCTCTACAGCTGCAGCTTAATCCGGCATTGAAAGAAAATATGACGGCGGTAAACATTTACAACGCAGCAGGACAAAAAGTACTTACCGCTCAGTATTCTAAAGCGATCAATACAACAGGGCTTACATCTGGAGCTTATATAGCAGAAATTACAGATGGAAAGACTACGGAAAGGTTGAAGTTTATTAAAAAATAACCCTTCTTCTCTTAGAAACTGATTTTAGAAACACCATGAATTTTTAATATAAGATAATGGATAGTATTTGATAAAGACTATCCAGAACATATCCAACTAGTTTTTTTATAATTATATATTGCCCTGCTCTCGGGTAGGGCAATATTTTTAAGTTTTACAATGAAATAATTGAAGAAAGATGAACAGAATCTTTGCATTACTACTATTATTTACTGTACTGTTTTCATGCACAGACAACAACACGATGGAGTTGTATGATAAGGTACAGAAACCTGGAGAGGTTAACATCAAAGGATTTTCCAAGCCTGATGTCCTTCAGTTGAGGTTGAATGGAGCACCTGTATCCATTGACGGAAAAACGTCTTATACCAATAAAATAGAAACGCAGCTTCAGTTTGTCCTGGATCAGGGTGAAACCAATAAGCTGTCTGTATATAATAATGAAACAGGTACCGAAATTGCAAAATACAATATTACTTATGACAATATAAATGATTATAAAAACTTATACTTTTTCAATCTTCCGGGGATTTATCTGCAGACTTATGCGGTAAAACCTCAGGTTAATCTTGGAAAAGTAGGGTTTGAATTTATTTTCCCTAATCTTGGCGAATTTTCCGGAACCACCCTGAAAGATGTGAAAGGCGTTCTGAAAAGAGAAAATGGAGTGGTGCTGGCAGAATTTGACAACATTGGGAAAGACAATTTTACCGCAGTGAAAATCTATAGTTTTTTCAGTTCTGCAGCTCCGGTATACCTGGAATTGTACAAACCCGGAACTACGGTGCCTTATTCCGGATCTAAAATGATTCAGGTAAAATTGAAACAGCACACAGGGGCAAACATGATTGTTCTTCAGGAAAAAATGGAAAATGGAGAATGGGTGGTAAAAGGAGATATTGATGTCGCAGAATATCTGTAATTGCGTATGAAAAATTTTTTTAAACTTCAATGCATTGCCATCGCAGTCTTTCTCATTTCGTGTACGAATAATAATGACGAAAGCGCACCTGTTTTTCCGGAAGGAAGTACAGAATCTGTGAATCTCTGGGTTCAGGACAGTATGAAACGGTACTATTATTGGGCAGATCAGATGCCTGCAAAACCAGATTACCGCCTTCCCGTAAAAGATTTTTTTAAAAGTCTGCTTTCTTCCCAGGATCGGTTTTCTTTCATGGTCAATACTGAAGATTCTTCTACCTATCCACGTTCCATAAGGAATATGTACGGTTTTGATTATACCGTTGCCAAGCTTGCCAATAACCAGGTTGTTACAATCGTTAAGCTGGTTCTTCAAAATTCTCCGGCTTTCAATGCGGGGCTGGAACGGGGAATGATTATGACCAAAATCAATGGAAAAGTTATTACAGCAGCGAATGCAGAATCAATGGCCGCATCTATTAAAGACCAGACCGTTGTAGACCTCACCGTAGGAAAATGGCAGAATGGAGCGGTTGCTGATGAAAAAAATATTACAGTTTACTATGGCTTCTCTTTTGAACAGCCCATTTTATCTAAAGTTTTTGAGAAAAATGGTAAAAAAGCAGGATACCTGTATATCTACGATTTCCCAGACGAAATGACACAAACTCTGAACCAGAAGTTTGCAGAATTTAAGGCTGCCGGAGTACAGGAACTCATTCTTGATCTCCGCTACAACTATGGAGGTTCGGTGTCCTCTGCCGCGGCTCTTTGCTCACTGATTCCTTCAGGGCTGTCGTCTGGTTCGCCATTCATTATTTTTAAAGGAAATAAAAACGGAGGAGAAGTAAAAAGAACATTTGCCCAGCAGATCGCTTATGATCCCAAAGCTCTTGATTTTACTACTTTACGTGCCAATGCATTGGGACTACAGAAAGTATTTATTCTCACATCCAACAGTACAGCATCTGCAGCAGAAATTGTCATCAACAATCTGAAGCCGTATATGCAGGTTATTCAGATCGGGGATACTACGCTGGGTAAAGATATGGCTGGATTTGTAGTGGAAGATAAGCGGAAACCGAGAAAAATTTCCTGGCAGATTCATCCGGTAATTTATAAAGTATTTAATGCCAGCGGAACCGGAGAATACAGCAATGGAATTTCTCCACAGGTCATGATCAACGAATATGCCGGGCTGCCACTATTACCGTTGGGCGATCCTAATGAAACTCTTATTTCTTCTGCCCTTAACGGAGGCTATTTCAAATCTGCAGCTCAGGAAAAGACCGGAAGCGTAAAAATTCTATATCAGAGTAATGTACCTCCGGTGATGATGGAAAAATAGAATTTGGATTGAAAAGACAAAGAAAGAAAATGAATGTCAATATTTTAAACCATTAAGAAGTTTGAAGAAATAAAGTATAGTTAAGATCAATCATTCTGATCTTAAGTTAAAGCGAAGCTTGATCTTAATAATCTTAACACCTTAATACAATCTTAATGGGGCAAGAAAAATTAAAAGGTTTATTTAACTAATAAAAAATAATATATCGAATAGTAAAAGGATAAAATCTTTTGCCCTTTTACCTATTCAGGAACACCATAAAATCACAAAATCATGCAGGGAATAGAACCGAAACTTCACATGAACCTGACCAGCCGTATTGAATATTACCGGCTGTTGATAGAAGCTGCAGAAGATCCTGAAAGCCAGCCTTCGGATGTAGCGACGCAGATTTCAGAGCTGGGTCATCTGTATGAAGAATATCTGCTTAATAAAAAGAATCTGGAGAACAGCATCAAAAACTATCGGCAGTATCATAATGATTTACGGAAAAACCTTACCGTAAGACTTCGGGAACTTAGAAGAAAAGCAAGACAGAAATAATACCTGAAATTTACTTTATCAGCTGATTTTACAATGAAATTCTTACCTTTATGACATCAAGCTGAAGGATGACAGGTTTATGAATTTTAATCACACAGAACTTTCCGGTTATTTGCATCTATTATGGCAGTTTTCCTGGCCGCAGTGGATCATATTCAGCCTTATCATTAACGGTTTTCTGTACCTGTTTTCTATAGGATTATATGTTTTCATTGAAAAGACTTGCCGTAAAAGTCAGCTGCAGGAAAAAAACCATCCCGTCACAAGATCCGACTTCTATCTCAGTCTCTTTACCATAATCTGTAACAGTTTTGTTATGCTGCTGGGAGTTTTCTTATGGAAAAACGGATGGATTGTACTTGGAGAAACTCAATCGGTAGTCAGGATCATAGCAGAAGTTGCAGCTTTGCTTCTTTTGATGGATCTTCTGATGTATTTCTTTCATTATGGAGCCCATTTGCCTTTTATCTACAAAATACTGCATAGAAAACATCACGAGCATGTAAGTACCAATTTTCTGAGTCTTTTTGTTCTGCATCCTTTTGAAACAATTGGATTTGGATTGATGATGCTTGCTTTGCTTATTGGATATGATTTTTCTGTAATTTCTATTTCCATTTATCTTATGCTGAACCTTATCTGGGGAACCATAGGGCATCTGAACAGAGAGTTTTTTCCGGCCTCATTTGACCGCTTGCTGGTAGGAACAACAAGATTTCATAATCAGCATCATTTGGATGAAAGCAAAAACTTTGGATTTTATACTTCCATCTGGGACAGGGTATTTGGAACCTATAAGTAGGAAAAGTATTATAATTTTACATGATTCAGCACTTTGCTTAGCAGGTAATTGAAATTTTTCAGTTCTTTAGAAGTCAGTATAGAAGCCGTCTGTCCTGTAATATTTTTACGGAAAGTTTCCGAATTTTCTATAATAAACCTTCCCTTATCCGTTACTGAAAGATTGAATTTCCGATGATCTGTTTCTTCCTGTTTCTTAATAATCAAATCATTGCTGATCAGAAATTTCAGCTGCTTCGAGATGGCTGCCTGGCTGATATTAAATGCTGTTGAAATTTCCCTTCCTGTGGCTGTTTCTTTTCTTAAAATAAATTCAATGATATTATAATGAGCAGCCGTTACTCCATTGATATTTCCCCGGTTCATATGAGCCAGAATAAGACATTGGAAATTTGTAAATGTGTTAAAAAATTCTTTTTCAATGGGTTTCATGATAAATATACTTAACTTAGTTAATTATTAACAAAGTTAAGTATTTTAAAATGGAAAATATAGAAATTACCAATGCCCGGCAAAATAATCTCAAAAATATTTCCATAAAAATTCCAAAATATAAGATCGTGGTTTTTACGGGAGTATCAGGATCCGGGAAATCTTCATTGGTTTTTGAAACCATTGGAGCAGAAGCTCAAAGGCAGATTAATGAGACCCAGAACAGTTTTATCAGAAACCGTCTGCAGCATTATGGTCTGCCTGACGTAGATAAAATTGAAAACCTGAATGTTCCTATCATCATCAATCAAAAGCGGTTAGGAGGAAATGCCAGATCTACCGTGGGGACGGCAGCTGATGTGTCTGCTTCCTTAAGGCTGCTATTTTCGAGAATGGGAAAACCCTTTGTAGGATATTCCAACGTTTTTTCATTTAATCATCCGCAGGGAATGTGCCCGGAATGTGAGGGGCTGGGTTTTGTTCAGACCCTGGACGTGAATGCTTTAATTGATCGTGAAAAATCTTTACATGAAGGTGCAATCCGTTTTCCGACCTTCCAGCCGGGTGGATGGCGTTTAACAAGATATACTTTGTCCGGCTATTTTGATAATGATAAAAAGCTGAAAGATTTTACTGAAAAAGAATGGGAGATTCTGCTGCACGCACCTGAACATAAGCCTAAGCATCCACATAAAGAATGGGGGAAAACTGTAAAATACGAAGGAATTGTTCCAAGAATAGAAAAAGCGTTCCTGAAAAAAGATTCTAAAGAAAACATCACAAGAAAAGATGCACTGAAGAATATTGTCATCAC is a genomic window containing:
- a CDS encoding TonB-dependent receptor; this encodes MKSLKCRITIAALFFTVATEAQELVQKVTFSVPANRPLIEVLEEFAGKTGMRLAYSKVDIKELKVKGVKCENTSVNNCLKDITNGLPVVYRLHGDLISIKYENSNISVLGNGRISGKIVDEVGNPITGAEITIARKTVVTDNNGDFTVDLPSGTYNLTIKAPKYNTLRVEKLSVINKETSSVSFALNKASDKITDIKEVVITAARKADTQAGLLAQQKKAAQMSDGISAEQISKTPDSDVGGTLKRVTGITTIDNKYVVVRSMGERWNTAAMDGINLPSTEAYNQNFSFDIIPTAMVESVVVSKSATPDMNASFAGGYVEVRTKDIPNENFTTVTMGTSYNDQSAFKEFLTRKRGKYDYFGYDDGSRDFPKGLEAMNWTDPKFFEQSKQFTNDNFSTYKTRGDMGSNIQLALGRTYALRNNNKWGFAGAFVIRNEQNKLDIDHTGRGNWLDTTGMPDANGQIPFYNFKNSGASYNYNSTLAGMLNFGLQLGKNRISFRNSYTHIFDNTLTRVTGWNEYSTGSGMAANAELAYNYFYNGVIPNNDPAQIKTLDRPYTDNTNYPIFQTLLQNKLEGSHKIGNTEISWFGARTGVSSDTKDYTQYITRYDFIGNEILAFHKIYNSGADFYRGYIENRETDYNYGASAKWDMDAGSFKNTIKTGYAGAIKNNTNQQQKFFLRVDENRDVPNSEKNYLTMYGSLADWFNGSHYVPGGIGWETRGLYKNDKYEGEVNQHAVYVMFDNRWKKLRLVWGLRAEYFKYNMISQQLDPSDSKYIMRTAIEDKPWQWMPSVNFTYSPTNKINLRLAYNKSVIRPQFNERTGLPYFDPIANGLIYNTEMSSSVINNYDFKFEWFPGLGEIFSAGLYYKNIDRPIEREGHISSEGNLFLYNGNSKNAKLIGVEAEVRKSLGFIADGTFLEKLFISGNFTYNHTKVVAFKDLYKTGDNDETYEVKRPLYGQTPYAYNLGLVYDGSRLGLSFLYNAKGDQYITVGYAYKGEEIQRPYAVADAQLSYKFLRNRNFEVKFNVRNLFNRVKEYYNNFNSYLAAKNGGGSNVGTEREAWDLLPGATDKYDKNIDKIMFRAYSGRMFSLSVNYTF
- a CDS encoding T9SS-dependent choice-of-anchor J family protein, with translation MKKIILSSVLFLSHMAAAQSLVWGNSFDTPADLQGWTFHDLNNNSNGWVQGQNIYHNGTSLAYGTAGVLRHSISLVPSGSVTGFGAENDWIISPQIDLTNTAGTVTLAAYIGRQRSTHTIVARELFIYVSTPQKEVPTLSDFQAMTVDASGNDVQSIYKIQVGDSANPFPADLTQFVESLVDLSAFAGKKIYIGMWSNRKASGNNVQNINIDEMGIYATSFLGTKDVKRNKIVTQIAENPVKESLQLQLNPALKENMTAVNIYNAAGQKVLTAQYSKAINTTGLTSGAYIAEITDGKTTERLKFIKK
- a CDS encoding S41 family peptidase, giving the protein MKNFFKLQCIAIAVFLISCTNNNDESAPVFPEGSTESVNLWVQDSMKRYYYWADQMPAKPDYRLPVKDFFKSLLSSQDRFSFMVNTEDSSTYPRSIRNMYGFDYTVAKLANNQVVTIVKLVLQNSPAFNAGLERGMIMTKINGKVITAANAESMAASIKDQTVVDLTVGKWQNGAVADEKNITVYYGFSFEQPILSKVFEKNGKKAGYLYIYDFPDEMTQTLNQKFAEFKAAGVQELILDLRYNYGGSVSSAAALCSLIPSGLSSGSPFIIFKGNKNGGEVKRTFAQQIAYDPKALDFTTLRANALGLQKVFILTSNSTASAAEIVINNLKPYMQVIQIGDTTLGKDMAGFVVEDKRKPRKISWQIHPVIYKVFNASGTGEYSNGISPQVMINEYAGLPLLPLGDPNETLISSALNGGYFKSAAQEKTGSVKILYQSNVPPVMMEK
- a CDS encoding sterol desaturase family protein, with amino-acid sequence MNFNHTELSGYLHLLWQFSWPQWIIFSLIINGFLYLFSIGLYVFIEKTCRKSQLQEKNHPVTRSDFYLSLFTIICNSFVMLLGVFLWKNGWIVLGETQSVVRIIAEVAALLLLMDLLMYFFHYGAHLPFIYKILHRKHHEHVSTNFLSLFVLHPFETIGFGLMMLALLIGYDFSVISISIYLMLNLIWGTIGHLNREFFPASFDRLLVGTTRFHNQHHLDESKNFGFYTSIWDRVFGTYK
- a CDS encoding MarR family winged helix-turn-helix transcriptional regulator, producing MKPIEKEFFNTFTNFQCLILAHMNRGNINGVTAAHYNIIEFILRKETATGREISTAFNISQAAISKQLKFLISNDLIIKKQEETDHRKFNLSVTDKGRFIIENSETFRKNITGQTASILTSKELKNFNYLLSKVLNHVKL